The Butyrivibrio fibrisolvens genome window below encodes:
- a CDS encoding polysaccharide biosynthesis C-terminal domain-containing protein → MFLLVPYYTGILSTEEYGVADLLLTTVSILVPIFTLDIQDAVMRFTMDFHYEKKSVLSASLKIIFFGTILLVIFSIAFWSTGILSLKIDLLIFLIILFMETAFLNVCSFFCRAIDKVRTMTISSIVNALVFLGSNILFLSVFKKGLNGYLLSYVIGYAALILYVFFSAKLYKYICIVDDKFKKTIRGMLKFCFPLVFSVLAWSINTALDRYILTWIVGVSASGLFAISYKIPNLLSTFQNVFSQAWSISAIKEFDPDDKDGFMSEMYTMMLFAMSVTCSVIMAFNVTFSKILYSNDFFNAWKYVPPLLFAVVLNAMSMFMGSIYTAVKDSKSLSISTLLGVFINIILNVVLIFLYGTYGAAIATVIGNFVTFFYRKVFLRKHIKLKINAFREFMVYFALTIEMLLGIWGNDYIIIQFTAIILILIILRKEMIKTFGFMKQKIYKVRK, encoded by the coding sequence ATCTTTTTATTAGTCCCGTATTATACAGGTATACTATCAACTGAAGAATATGGTGTTGCTGATCTTTTATTGACAACAGTGTCTATTTTAGTTCCAATCTTTACACTAGATATTCAAGATGCAGTTATGAGATTTACGATGGATTTTCATTATGAAAAAAAATCAGTTCTATCAGCTTCCTTAAAAATTATATTTTTTGGAACAATTTTATTAGTAATATTTTCAATAGCATTTTGGTCCACTGGCATTTTGAGCCTTAAAATTGACTTGCTCATTTTTTTAATTATATTATTTATGGAAACTGCCTTTTTGAATGTTTGTTCTTTCTTTTGTCGCGCTATTGATAAAGTTAGAACAATGACCATATCTAGTATCGTAAATGCACTGGTATTTCTGGGTTCAAATATATTATTTCTTTCAGTATTCAAAAAGGGATTAAATGGATATCTGCTTTCATACGTGATTGGATATGCTGCACTAATATTATATGTGTTCTTTTCAGCAAAATTATATAAATACATTTGTATAGTAGATGACAAATTTAAAAAAACTATAAGAGGAATGTTAAAGTTTTGTTTTCCGTTGGTTTTTAGTGTATTAGCATGGTCAATTAATACAGCATTGGATAGATATATATTGACTTGGATAGTGGGAGTATCTGCAAGTGGTTTATTTGCAATATCTTATAAAATACCGAATTTGCTTTCAACATTTCAAAATGTTTTTTCCCAAGCATGGTCTATTTCTGCTATAAAAGAATTTGATCCTGACGATAAAGATGGTTTCATGAGCGAGATGTACACAATGATGCTTTTTGCCATGTCAGTAACTTGTTCTGTTATTATGGCATTTAATGTTACTTTTTCTAAAATCCTTTATTCTAACGATTTTTTTAATGCTTGGAAATATGTTCCGCCCCTTCTATTTGCAGTAGTGCTAAATGCTATGTCTATGTTTATGGGAAGTATTTATACTGCAGTAAAAGATTCTAAATCATTGTCTATTTCAACGCTGCTAGGGGTTTTTATTAATATTATTTTAAACGTCGTATTAATTTTTTTATACGGAACGTATGGAGCTGCTATTGCTACTGTAATTGGTAATTTTGTAACTTTTTTTTATAGGAAAGTATTTCTTAGAAAGCATATTAAGTTAAAAATAAATGCTTTTCGAGAATTCATGGTTTATTTTGCACTAACTATAGAGATGCTACTTGGTATATGGGGAAATGATTATATTATAATACAATTTACTGCTATTATACTTATTTTAATAATACTTAGAAAAGAAATGATAAAAACTTTTGGATTTATGAAGCAGAAAATATATAAGGTACGCAAATGA
- a CDS encoding acyltransferase family protein has protein sequence MNKINTLTSLRFFMIITIFLYHFEFMGVGVRNFYDLHLHNAGMGVDYFFILSGFGLTYSYIGRCKEVSKDVYSIVGAYKFAKKRTKNIWRWYIISLIIMIGPSLALSEIDPIYKRVVVKMTQFITALTLLQSGTGISKISHAINPVCWFLSCIFILYMIYPWIKKTNDFIILNRKKDIVLFLIADYIIYYLFHLIFSFLERTQGIFDDISYGSPYIRIFQFVAGVLLCDFVYINKNKSSCDKKIASILEVVVLSAFMLWFFYRNALFYGEYESEKSLLDFIIASTIVLVFSYEQGFISDFFTTRLFVYLGNISMYVFLFHFPIIRSMEIILDLLKISIPNLIFVFISAIITMIVSFLANLLTSCKCQNVS, from the coding sequence ATGAATAAAATAAATACACTTACATCATTAAGGTTTTTCATGATTATTACTATTTTTTTGTATCATTTCGAGTTTATGGGTGTTGGTGTAAGAAACTTTTATGATTTGCATCTTCATAATGCTGGAATGGGTGTGGATTATTTCTTTATTTTATCCGGGTTTGGGCTTACATATTCATACATTGGAAGATGTAAGGAAGTTAGTAAGGATGTTTACTCAATAGTTGGGGCATATAAATTTGCCAAAAAAAGGACCAAGAACATATGGAGATGGTATATTATTTCATTAATAATTATGATTGGCCCCAGTCTTGCTCTATCAGAGATTGATCCTATATATAAAAGAGTTGTTGTAAAAATGACACAATTTATAACTGCGCTCACACTTCTTCAATCGGGTACAGGCATTTCAAAGATTAGTCATGCGATTAATCCTGTTTGCTGGTTTTTGTCTTGCATATTTATTTTATACATGATATATCCTTGGATAAAGAAAACTAATGATTTCATTATACTAAATAGAAAGAAAGACATTGTTCTTTTTCTGATTGCTGATTATATCATCTATTACTTATTTCATCTAATTTTTTCGTTTTTAGAAAGAACGCAAGGCATTTTTGATGATATTTCATATGGTTCTCCTTATATAAGAATTTTCCAGTTTGTTGCAGGTGTTTTGTTATGCGATTTTGTTTATATCAATAAAAATAAATCATCATGTGATAAAAAGATCGCATCTATCCTTGAAGTTGTTGTTTTATCGGCGTTCATGCTTTGGTTTTTTTATAGAAATGCTTTATTTTATGGTGAATATGAGTCTGAAAAAAGTTTACTAGATTTTATTATAGCATCAACAATTGTATTAGTTTTTTCTTACGAACAGGGATTTATATCTGATTTTTTTACGACAAGATTATTTGTATATCTTGGGAATATATCTATGTATGTATTTTTATTTCATTTTCCTATCATTAGATCAATGGAGATTATTTTGGATTTATTAAAAATCAGCATTCCTAATTTAATATTCGTTTTTATTTCTGCGATTATTACTATGATTGTTTCTTTTCTAGCTAATTTGTTAACCTCATGTAAGTGTCAAAACGTGTCCTGA